GACCCCGGTTGCCCGGGATGTGCTGGAAAACCATGGTTGTTTCCGTATGGCCCACTACGGGGTCGGTGGCCAGATTGTCCAGAAGCCAGTTGCGGAGATCGTCCGTATTGGCGACGGCGATGTGCAGCAGGTAGTCGACGGAACCCGTGGTGTGGAACGTGGAAATCACTGCCGGCAGCTTGGGCACACGGGCGGTAAAGCGGTCGATCTGATCGCGGTCGTGGGCGCGGAGGCGCACGGCGATGAGTGCTTGGACCGAACGGCCGATTGCGGGCAGGCTCAGCACGGCCTCGAACCCTTCGATGATGCCGCGCTCTGACAAAGCCCGGGTCCGCATCAGCGCCGTGGAAGGGGCTATGCCCACCAGTTCGGCCAGTTGTTTGTTGGAGATGCGGGCGTCCTCCACCAGGGCGGCAAGGATTCGCTCGTCGATAGCGTCCAGCGGCTCCGCGTTACCCGGGCTGGATCGAACATTCTTCGCGGCGCTGCTCACTTGTCCTCCTGAAATTACCGTTTGTTCATCATAGCGGTGAATTCCCTGCAACTAAGCGGTTGCCGCTCTCTCGAGGCGCCTGGTGGAGAGCCGCTGCAGCGGTTCGCTGGCCACCATGAGGATCAACGGCAGATTGCCGAGGCCGGGAGCGATGAGGGCAACGATCAGCGCCAGGAAGAAGAGGCCTGCCACAATGGCCCCGGAACGGATTCCGGCCGCGGACTCCACGCGGTCCATGGTGTGGAGGTCCGGGTGGCGGCGCAAGTGCAGGCGGGCGGCCAGGAGCATGACACTGGTGGCCAGCAAGGTGCCGATGTAGACCAGTGGTTGGGCCCAGTCCGGATGCATCTGTGTTGACAGGGCAGTGGCCACCGGCATCCAGACGATGGTAAACATCCACCCCACGGTCAGCCAGAGCAAACCGGAATCCACGCGGCGCACTACCCGGAAGAGACG
This is a stretch of genomic DNA from Paenarthrobacter ureafaciens. It encodes these proteins:
- a CDS encoding Lrp/AsnC family transcriptional regulator — its product is MSSAAKNVRSSPGNAEPLDAIDERILAALVEDARISNKQLAELVGIAPSTALMRTRALSERGIIEGFEAVLSLPAIGRSVQALIAVRLRAHDRDQIDRFTARVPKLPAVISTFHTTGSVDYLLHIAVANTDDLRNWLLDNLATDPVVGHTETTMVFQHIPGNRGPLPG
- a CDS encoding TMEM175 family protein; this translates as MAQVTRPRELSSPERLQAFTDAVVAIALTLLILPLMESVGDLADEEGTTAEWFDRERFALLGFALSFLLIAVFWVHHHRLFRVVRRVDSGLLWLTVGWMFTIVWMPVATALSTQMHPDWAQPLVYIGTLLATSVMLLAARLHLRRHPDLHTMDRVESAAGIRSGAIVAGLFFLALIVALIAPGLGNLPLILMVASEPLQRLSTRRLERAATA